One stretch of Elusimicrobiota bacterium DNA includes these proteins:
- a CDS encoding FlgD immunoglobulin-like domain containing protein — HDGRNDNATFSGITRYLSIRLMQGREENVDVTICDLSGRVVRRISNPSGWDGTDDNGQPVANGVYIYQFKANGKLVTGSVVVAK, encoded by the coding sequence CCATGACGGGAGAAACGATAATGCAACCTTCAGCGGGATAACACGGTACTTAAGTATACGGTTAATGCAAGGCCGGGAAGAAAACGTTGACGTAACAATCTGTGACCTCTCGGGTAGAGTGGTACGGCGTATATCCAATCCATCCGGCTGGGACGGTACTGACGACAACGGCCAACCCGTTGCTAACGGCGTATACATTTACCAGTTCAAAGCGAACGGCAAACTGGTCACCGGCAGTGTTGTGGTAGCGAAGTAA